TGGAAATACGAACTGGCCGTCGGCTATCGGCCATCAGCCATCGGCTTTTGGGCCTTAGGCCATAGGCCGTAAGACATTGCCTTTTGGCCTTTAGCCTTTGGCCCTTGGCCTTTTAAGAACCTCCCTCTGGTGTAGGTGGCGGCGAAGCCGCCGGAGGGAGTTAAAAAACTCCCCCAGTCGCTTCGCGCCAGCCCCCTCAGCGAGGGGGCTCAAATAAAGTCCCATCTCCAGGGAAATATCTACTAGTACCAGGCTTAATCCGGCCAAGCCGACGGCCGACGGCCGAGGGCTGACGGCCAAAAGCTAACAGCCAAAGGCCAATGGCCAATATTTAGCCGACAGCCTAAGGCTGATAGCCGAAGCCCCAAAAAACGGGAGTGTCACATTACCGTAGTGTTGCGACACTCCTAAATTCTTAGCCTTGCATTTTTTTCGTGCCATTGCCGTTAACTTCCCACATATCCGAAGGAGGTGTAAGAATAAGTGCCTCATCATGCCAGGTGCAGGAAACCTCATCGGTGAGAGCCATGGCAATATTTTTAAGGTGCTCACTAATCCTTAAATAAGCATTAATTACGTCCAAATGGATGAAGCTGGTATTCTCTGTCTCCTGAGTACCCTTCTGCATCCGGGCAATATGGCTCATACGCAGGCGGAATTCCAGATCTACAATCTCCTCCTGGAGAGTTTTAGCCTTCTCTGCCGCCACACAGCTATTGGTAGCAAAGCCGGTATTGACCAAGTGCAGTAGTTCCATAATCCTTCTATGCATGGTCAAAATTTCTGTATGACCTTCCGTTGAGAAATCCAGATTATTAACATATTTACTTTCTGCCTTAGCCAGTAAATTCTTCTCAATTATATCCCCAATATGTTCATAATCCCGAACAATGTGTACCAAACCCATGGTGCGGTTAAATTCGTCCTTATTCAGCTGTTGTCTTAATAAATGGGTTAAATACTTGTTAGTGTCCGTGGAAAGTCGGTCAACATGATCTTCCTTATTATGAATTTTCTCCGCGTGATCTGGATCATAGGACCTCAGGAGGGGATAAATCTCCTTCATCATATCCGTTACATGGTCTGAAATATGCATAATTTCTTTGGTTGCCATGCCAATGGCTAATTCCGGGCTGTTGATTAAACTCTCATCCAAATATTTGGGAGTTACTTCGCTGCCGGGCTCTTTTTTCTCCGGTACAATAATTTCTAATAAACGAGCAAATTGGTCTACAAAGGGAACAAACAAAATAGCTATGGCAATATTAAAAAAGGTGTGTACGTTAGCCACCTGAAAGCCTGCATTGGTTGTAATTCTCTGCATTAATTCCGCAAAGGGTGTCACAAAGGGTAGGAACAACAGCACCCCCACCACTTTAAAGAGCAAGTGGGCTGTGGCCACCCGCTGGGATTCCCTTGAAGAGCCAAGGCTGGACAAAACTGCCGTAAAGGCTGTACCCACATTGGCTCCAAAAAGCATGTAAATGGCCGGTTCTAAAGCGATTGATTGTTGCATGGCAAGCAACATAATAATACCAATGGTGGCCGCACTGCTGTGCACCAAAAAGGTGAAGATGGCTGCCACAATCATGGCCAACAGCGGTCTGTCACTCATCTGCAACAGCATTTTGCTGAACATAGGGTCATCCCGTAAAGGGTACATGGCATCGGACATAATTTTTAGACCCAAGAACAATAAGCCGAAGCCAATTAATACCTGCCCAAGGCGTTTATGTTTATGTTTTTTACAGAAAAAAACTATGACAGCCCCGATACCCACCACAGGTAGGGAAATCTCGGTGACTTTCAGCGCAATAAGTTGGGCGGTTATGGTGGTACCGATGTCGGCCCCAAGAATTACAGCCAGTGTTTGCCGCAAGCTAATAATGGCGGCACTGGTTAGACCCACCAGGATAACTGTGGTGGCAGTACTGCTTTGAAATAATATTGTTATTAAAGTTCCTAAGCCCATAGCTATAAGCCGGTTTTTGGTAAGTGAGGTTAAAGCCTCCCGCAGCTTCTTACCGGCAATCTTTTGCA
This region of Desulforamulus ferrireducens genomic DNA includes:
- a CDS encoding Na/Pi cotransporter family protein — its product is MSWQSTALILMGGMGLLLYGMYTLSEGLQKIAGKKLREALTSLTKNRLIAMGLGTLITILFQSSTATTVILVGLTSAAIISLRQTLAVILGADIGTTITAQLIALKVTEISLPVVGIGAVIVFFCKKHKHKRLGQVLIGFGLLFLGLKIMSDAMYPLRDDPMFSKMLLQMSDRPLLAMIVAAIFTFLVHSSAATIGIIMLLAMQQSIALEPAIYMLFGANVGTAFTAVLSSLGSSRESQRVATAHLLFKVVGVLLFLPFVTPFAELMQRITTNAGFQVANVHTFFNIAIAILFVPFVDQFARLLEIIVPEKKEPGSEVTPKYLDESLINSPELAIGMATKEIMHISDHVTDMMKEIYPLLRSYDPDHAEKIHNKEDHVDRLSTDTNKYLTHLLRQQLNKDEFNRTMGLVHIVRDYEHIGDIIEKNLLAKAESKYVNNLDFSTEGHTEILTMHRRIMELLHLVNTGFATNSCVAAEKAKTLQEEIVDLEFRLRMSHIARMQKGTQETENTSFIHLDVINAYLRISEHLKNIAMALTDEVSCTWHDEALILTPPSDMWEVNGNGTKKMQG